One region of Glycine max cultivar Williams 82 chromosome 9, Glycine_max_v4.0, whole genome shotgun sequence genomic DNA includes:
- the LOC112997844 gene encoding putative cyclin-A3-1, with the protein MPRALTSRSTVSLTFRNDYLCAMERKRRPMFNYMDRVQHMVTVNMRGIFMDWLVEVVVEYKLLSKTLNLSMSYIHRFLSVNPMSKSRLQLLDVSSMLIASKYEEVNPPGVDKFYSITNNTYEKAEEAGIHVKRLHSAEGAEILPRPAVVIVMVLGSHSYGAIKRLKLGWYVIFVTSTPSKVHKAVDACKNVLRRLHSKKITERELDRVSY; encoded by the exons ATGCCTAGGGCTTTGACAAGCCGGTCCACGGTGAGCCTCACGTTCCGAAATGACTATCTTTGTGCAATGGAG AGAAAGAGAAGACCAATGTTTAACTACATGGATAGAGTTCAACACATGGTTACTGTAAACATGAGAGGAATCTTTATGGATTGGTTAGTGGAAGTTGTTGTAGAGTACAAGCTTCTCTCAAAAACCCTTAATCTCTCTATGTCATACATTCATAGGTTTTTGTCTGTTAATCCTATGAGCAAATCGAGGCTTCAGTTGCTTGATGTTTCTTCCATGCTCATTGCTTC GAAGTATGAGGAAGTTAATCCACCCGGTGTTGACAAATTCTATAGCATCACTAATAACACTTATGAAAAGGCAGAG GAGGCTGGCATCCATGTGAAGAGGCTACATTCAGCTGAAGGTGCAGAAATTTTACCACGTCCTGCAGTTGTAATAGTGATGGTTTTGGGTAGCCACAGCTACGGAGCTATCAAAAG GCTTAAACTAGGATGGTATGTGATCTTTGTGACATCAACTCCAAGCAAG GTCCACAAAGCTGTTGATGCATGCAAGAATGTTCTTAGAAGACTGCATAGCAAGAAAATTACTGAGAGAGAGTTGGACAGGGTTAGTTATTGA